GCCGCATACACTTCACCGTAGGTGTTCACCAGCCCGCCGTTGCCCCAGCGCGCTACCGGCACCTGCTCCACAAACGCGACCTCCAGCCGGTCCGGCCATTGCCGGCGCAGGCTCACGCCTCTCACCCACGGCAATTTCTCGAAGCGGCTGCGCGCTTCGTCCAAATTGACGGTGAAAAAATTCCCCTTGAGGCTGCGCACCGCCGCAAACAACTGCTCCTGCGTGACATGCGTGAGTCCGCCTTTTACCTGCACGGTCTTAAGCTCAAACCACGGCAGCCGAAGCGCGAAATAAAGCGCGCAATAAAGCGCGAGCAGTCCCGCCAGCGTGTACAGCAAATTGGCGAGCCAGAGCATCGCGTATGGTTTATTCCACATGCGCCTGCTCCAGAATGCGCAACACCAGGTCCTCGAAACTCAAACCGGCGCCGCGCGCTGCCATCGGCACCAGGCTGTGGTCGGTCATCCCCGGCACGGTATTGGCTTCGAGAAAATACGGCCGTCCTCTCTTGTCGAGCATCAAGTCCACCCGGCCCCAGCCGCTGCAACCCAGAATGCGGAACGCGTGCAGCGCTTTTTGCTGAATTTTTTTTTCCTGCGGCGCGGAAAGGCCGCACGGGAGAATATAGCGCGTGGTGCGGGCAAAATATTTCGCCTGATAGTCGTAAAAAGTGCGCGGCGTCTCAAGACGAATCAGCGGCAGCGCTTCATCGTCGAGAATCGAAACGGTCAATTCCACGCCCTTGATAAATTGCTCGGCGATGACCACCGGGTCATACTTCGCCGCCAGGCGCCAGGCGGCGCACAATTTCTCCGCTTTCATCACCTTGCTCATGCCGATGCTCGAGCCTTCGCACACGGGCTTCACCATGATGGGCAAACCCAGTTTTTTCGCGATTTTCCTGAAATCACTTTTTTCATCCAGCAATTCGTAGCGCGGCGTGCCGACTCCGGCAGCGCGCCAAACCAGTTTGGTGCGCCATTTGTCCATCGCCAGCGCACTCCCCAGCACGCCGCTCCCGGTGTACGGGATGTCCATGAGCTGCAGCGCGCCCTGCACCGTGCCGTCTTCGCCCTGCCTGCCGTGCAGCGCGATGAACACGCGCTCGAATCCTCCGCTTCGTAAATCCTCCAATCGCCGTGCGCTTGGATCGAAAGCGTGTGCGTTGACCCGGCGCTTGCGGAGCGCGTTAAGTACAGCTGTGCCGCTTTTGAACGAAATTTCCCGCTCAGCGGAGGAGCCGCCCATTAGTACTGCCACTTTTCCAAACCCCTCACCCTTCACTCCTTACTCCTCACGCCTCACCAATAATCCGCACTTCGGTTTCCAGCTTAATGCCGCACTCCTGTGCCACCGTAAGCTGAATTTTTTGAATCAGCGCCTCGATGTCGGCCGCGGTCGCGCCGCCGGTGTTGACGATGAAATTGGCGTGCTTGGCCGATACTTCCGCGCCGCCGAAGCGCAACTCTTTCAAGCCGCATTGCTCGATGAGCCGCGCCGCGTACACGCCTTGCGGGTTGCGAAACACCGAGCCGGCGTTGGGGAGCTCTAGCGGCTGGCTAGCGCTGCGGCGTTTCAATAAATCGCGGATTTTTTCTTTCGCCACGTGGCTGTCGCCTTGCGGCAACCGAAACCAGGCGGCAGCAAACCACTCTTCCAATTCCGAATGCGGCGCCACGCTGCGGTAGCTGATGCGGTAGTCCGCCGGAGTGCGCATACTCAAGGTTCCGTCGCGGCGCAGTGTCAGCACCTGCGCCACGATTTCCCAGGTTTCCGACCCATAGCAACCGGCGTTCATCGCCAGTGCGCCGCCGACGGTGCCGGGAATGCCGGCGAGAAACTCCGCGCCCTGCAGGTCATGCGTCGCGGCAAAGCGCGCCACCTTGGGGCAGGCCACGCCGGCTTCGGCATAAATCATTGCGCAGCCCGCTTCCCGGGATTCGAGGCGCAATTGCTTGAGCGCCGAATGCAGCAACACCACCGTGCCGCACACGCCGCCGTCGCGCACCAGAAGATTGCTGCCCAGTCCCACCATGTAAACCGGTTCGTTCTTGCCGCAGGTCTCGAAAAACGCGACGAGATCGGCAAGATCCGCGGGGATGTAGGCGCGCGCGGCCCTGCCGCCGGCGCGCCAGCTTACGTGCTCCGCCATCGGTTCGTTGAACCGTAGCTCACCGCGCAAACCCGCCAGATGGTTCGTTTCCGCCATGTTCATGCACTGCCACTCACGGTTGGTCTTGCCAGCACGCCCGGCACGCCGCCAATCGAGCCCGCGCCCATGGTCACCACCACATCGCCGGCTTGCGCCGCGTTGAATATCGCCTGCGGCAGCTCGGCGATGTTTTCCACGAAAATCGGCTCGACTTTTCCGTGCACGCGTATGGCGCGCGCCAGCGTCCTGCCGTCGGCCGCGGGAATCGCCGCCTCGCCCGCCGGATAGACTTCGCACAGCAGCAGCACATTCACGGCGGAAAGCACTTTCACGAAGTCTTCAAACAGATCGCGCGTGCGGCTGTAGCGATGCGGCTGGAACGCCAGCACCACGCGCTTTCCCGGGAATGCGCCGCGCACCGCCGCCAGTGTTGCCGCCATTTCCGCCGGATGATGACCGTAATCGTCGATCAGGGTGAAGCTGCCGCCACGCGGCAGTGGAACTTCACCGTACCGCTGGAAACGCCGCCCCACGCCCTTGAACTTCGCAAGCGCCTTGACCATCGCCGAATCGGCCACGCCCAGTTCGCTGCCGACGGCAATCGCCGCCAGGGCGTTTTGCACGTTGTGCACGCCCGGCATGTTAAGCGTGATCTGCAGATCCTTGCCGCTGGCGCGCACCACCCGGAACTGCATCTGTCCGCCGTGGTGCTTGACGTCCACCGCGCGGATTTGCGCGCTTTGCGACAAGCCATAGGTAGTGACCGGCTTGGTCAGGCGCGGGATGATTTCGCGCACCCGCGCGTCGTCGCTGCACAACACCGCGGTGCCGTAAAACGGCAAATGCTGGAGAAAATCAACAAAGGCCTGGATGAGCTTCCGGAAATCATGCGCGTAGGTTTCCATGTGGTCGGCATCGATGTTGGTCACCACCGCCAGCACCGGCTGCAGGTAAAGAAACGAAGCGTCGGATTCGTCCGCTTCCACCACGATGAACTCGCCGCCGCCGAGTTTGGCGTGCGAGCCGGCGGCTTCGAGCCTGCCGCCAATCACAAAAGTCGGATCCATTCCTGCTTCCGCCAGCACGCTCGCAATCAGGCTGGTCGTCGTGGTCTTGCCGTGCGTGCCGGCTACTGCAATGCCTTGACGCAGGCGCATCAGCTCGGCCAGCATCAGGGCGCGCGGCACCACCGGGATCTTGCGATTCCTCGCTGCCGTCACCTCCGGATTGTCAGCTTTCACCGCGGTGGAAAACACCACCGCGTCGGCGCGCTCGATATGCGCCGCATCGTGCCCCTTGTAAACCGTCGCGCCCAGGCTTTTCAGCCGTTGCGTCACGGCATTTTCGGAAAGGTCCGAGCCGCTCACCACAAAGCCGAGATTGAACAGCACTTCAGCGATCCCGCTCATGCCCGAGCCGCCAATCCCAACGAAGTGGACGTGTTTTACTTTGTGTCTCATGCCCTCGCTCTGCGTGAGAGATGGCCCAAAAGGCGGCAGGCAGCCATCGCCTTGCCGTCGATCCCGCAATGCGGGTCCCTCGCCGGGTGGCTCTGGCATGCCCCGCCTCTGCCGACGAAATGCACGCGTTTCACTTTATGCCGCATGCGCAAGCTCCATGCAGATTTCCGCCACCTTGCGGGTGGCGTCCGGCTTGCCGAGTTCGCGGGCGCGGCTGGCCATGGCCAGCAGTTTCCCCCGCGACAAGCTTTTGATCAGATCGGCAAGCGAATTCGGGTTCAATTCTGTTTGCGGCAACAATATTGCCGCGCCTTGATCGGCGAGAAAGCGCGCGTTGTGAGTCTGATGGTCATCCACCGCGTGCGGATAGGGAACCAGAATGCTGGCGAGGCCCGCCGCGGCGATTTCGGCGATGGTGAGCGCACCGGCGCGGCAAATTACCAAATCCGATTCGGCGTAGCACTGCGCCACGTTGTCGATAAACGCTTCGATGCGCGCCTCGAGGCCAGCACGCCGGTACGCTTGCTTGAGCGCGTCGACATGCCGGGCGCCTGATTGGTGAGTAACGAGTGGTCGCTCATCTTTTGGCAAGAGCGCGAGCGCCTGCGGCACGTTTTCATTCAACGCCTGCGCGCCCAGGCTTCCACCCACCACCATCAGGCGCAACCGCCCGCTGCGATTGGCATAACGCGCTTGCGGCGGCGCCAATTGCGCAATTGCTTCGCGCACCGGGTTACCGGTCCAGATTTGGTTGCGCGGTGCCGCCGCGCCGAACGCCTCGGGAAACGCCACCAGCACCTTGTCGGCGAGTTTCGCCAGCACTTTGTTGGTCAACCCCGCGATCGAATTCTGTTCGTGTATCGCCAGCGGCTTGTTCAACAGCACAGCCATCATGCCGCCGGGGAAAGCGGTGTAGCCGCCGAGTCCCAAAACCACCTCAGGGCGATGCCTGAATATCGCCTGCGCGCTCTGCCAGAAAGCGATGATCAGCTGCAGCGGCAGCAACACCAGGCGCAAAACGCCCTTGCCCCTCACGCCGGAGAAGTTCACCCACGCCATGTCATAACCTTGTTGCGGCACCAGTTTCGCCTCCATGCCATCGCGCGTTCCCAGCCACACCACGCGCCATCCCTGTTTTTTGAAATACTCCGCCACAGCCAAACCGGGAAACACGTGGCCGCCCGTGCCTCCCGCCATAATCAAAATCGTGCGGCCCATCTATAAAGGCTTCCCTTTCTTCAACTGCCTGCTCTCCCAATCAACCCTCAGTAACAAGGCGATCGCGATGCAGTTCGCGGCGATGCCGCTGCCGCCGAAACTCATCAAAGGCAGGGTCAAACCCTTGGTCGGCAGCACGCCCATGTTGACGCCGATGTTGATGACCGCCTGCACGCCCAGCCACACGCCCACGCCCTGTGCCACCAGCGCCGAAAAATAGCGCTCGAGATACGCCGCCTGGCGGCCGATCGCAAACGCGCGCGCCACCAGCCAGGTAAAAAGCGCAATCACCGCCGCCACGCCGGCAAATCCGAGTTCTTCCGCAACCACCGCCAGCAGAAAATCGGTGTGCGCTTCCGGGAGATAAAACAGTTTTTCCACGCTGCCGCCCAAGCCCACTCCCAGCCATTCGCCGCGGCCGAAAGCGATCAGGGCGTGCGAAAGTTGATAGCCTTTGCCGAACGGATCGGACCAGGGATCCATAAAGCCGATGATGCGCTGCATGCGGTAGGGTGAAGTCCAGATCAGGATCAGGAAGCCGACCATCAGCAGCACGATGAGCAGGGCGAACAGCCGCCAGTTCATGCCGCCCAAAAACAGAATCGCCATGGCAATCGTGGTGATCACCGCAAACGCGCCGAAATCCGGTTCGCGC
The sequence above is drawn from the Burkholderiales bacterium genome and encodes:
- the murB gene encoding UDP-N-acetylmuramate dehydrogenase produces the protein MAETNHLAGLRGELRFNEPMAEHVSWRAGGRAARAYIPADLADLVAFFETCGKNEPVYMVGLGSNLLVRDGGVCGTVVLLHSALKQLRLESREAGCAMIYAEAGVACPKVARFAATHDLQGAEFLAGIPGTVGGALAMNAGCYGSETWEIVAQVLTLRRDGTLSMRTPADYRISYRSVAPHSELEEWFAAAWFRLPQGDSHVAKEKIRDLLKRRSASQPLELPNAGSVFRNPQGVYAARLIEQCGLKELRFGGAEVSAKHANFIVNTGGATAADIEALIQKIQLTVAQECGIKLETEVRIIGEA
- a CDS encoding cell division protein FtsQ/DivIB codes for the protein MWNKPYAMLWLANLLYTLAGLLALYCALYFALRLPWFELKTVQVKGGLTHVTQEQLFAAVRSLKGNFFTVNLDEARSRFEKLPWVRGVSLRRQWPDRLEVAFVEQVPVARWGNGGLVNTYGEVYAAEADAGLPLFSGPAGTSQDLAKAYAAFKQMLEPIQRAPVQVRMTARRAWQIQLDDGSTLVLGRERMDARLKRFVAAYDRTLGGLQWQPDYVDLRYDSGFALRVPEAVREQNESAKREKHKAA
- the murG gene encoding undecaprenyldiphospho-muramoylpentapeptide beta-N-acetylglucosaminyltransferase, translated to MGRTILIMAGGTGGHVFPGLAVAEYFKKQGWRVVWLGTRDGMEAKLVPQQGYDMAWVNFSGVRGKGVLRLVLLPLQLIIAFWQSAQAIFRHRPEVVLGLGGYTAFPGGMMAVLLNKPLAIHEQNSIAGLTNKVLAKLADKVLVAFPEAFGAAAPRNQIWTGNPVREAIAQLAPPQARYANRSGRLRLMVVGGSLGAQALNENVPQALALLPKDERPLVTHQSGARHVDALKQAYRRAGLEARIEAFIDNVAQCYAESDLVICRAGALTIAEIAAAGLASILVPYPHAVDDHQTHNARFLADQGAAILLPQTELNPNSLADLIKSLSRGKLLAMASRARELGKPDATRKVAEICMELAHAA
- the murC gene encoding UDP-N-acetylmuramate--L-alanine ligase — encoded protein: MRHKVKHVHFVGIGGSGMSGIAEVLFNLGFVVSGSDLSENAVTQRLKSLGATVYKGHDAAHIERADAVVFSTAVKADNPEVTAARNRKIPVVPRALMLAELMRLRQGIAVAGTHGKTTTTSLIASVLAEAGMDPTFVIGGRLEAAGSHAKLGGGEFIVVEADESDASFLYLQPVLAVVTNIDADHMETYAHDFRKLIQAFVDFLQHLPFYGTAVLCSDDARVREIIPRLTKPVTTYGLSQSAQIRAVDVKHHGGQMQFRVVRASGKDLQITLNMPGVHNVQNALAAIAVGSELGVADSAMVKALAKFKGVGRRFQRYGEVPLPRGGSFTLIDDYGHHPAEMAATLAAVRGAFPGKRVVLAFQPHRYSRTRDLFEDFVKVLSAVNVLLLCEVYPAGEAAIPAADGRTLARAIRVHGKVEPIFVENIAELPQAIFNAAQAGDVVVTMGAGSIGGVPGVLARPTVSGSA
- the ftsW gene encoding putative lipid II flippase FtsW, with protein sequence MFYAVPAGRAPLPAYDQSLLWATLALLGLGLVMVYSASIAIAEAGRWQQPAYFLIRHTVFLGISVVLGAIAFQFPMRLWQRVSPWLFVLGAGLLVLVLIPGVGREVSGSQRWLPLGLVHLQPSEFMKLIVVIYAADYTVRKAAYMHSFRKGFLPMLMVMLLIGGLLLREPDFGAFAVITTIAMAILFLGGMNWRLFALLIVLLMVGFLILIWTSPYRMQRIIGFMDPWSDPFGKGYQLSHALIAFGRGEWLGVGLGGSVEKLFYLPEAHTDFLLAVVAEELGFAGVAAVIALFTWLVARAFAIGRQAAYLERYFSALVAQGVGVWLGVQAVINIGVNMGVLPTKGLTLPLMSFGGSGIAANCIAIALLLRVDWESRQLKKGKPL
- a CDS encoding D-alanine--D-alanine ligase produces the protein MKGEGFGKVAVLMGGSSAEREISFKSGTAVLNALRKRRVNAHAFDPSARRLEDLRSGGFERVFIALHGRQGEDGTVQGALQLMDIPYTGSGVLGSALAMDKWRTKLVWRAAGVGTPRYELLDEKSDFRKIAKKLGLPIMVKPVCEGSSIGMSKVMKAEKLCAAWRLAAKYDPVVIAEQFIKGVELTVSILDDEALPLIRLETPRTFYDYQAKYFARTTRYILPCGLSAPQEKKIQQKALHAFRILGCSGWGRVDLMLDKRGRPYFLEANTVPGMTDHSLVPMAARGAGLSFEDLVLRILEQAHVE